One segment of Pan paniscus chromosome 20, NHGRI_mPanPan1-v2.0_pri, whole genome shotgun sequence DNA contains the following:
- the ICAM1 gene encoding intercellular adhesion molecule 1, producing the protein MAPSSPRPALPALLVLLGALFPGPGNAQTSVSPPKVILPRGGSVQVTCSTSCDQPDLLGIETPLPKKELLLGGNNWKVYELSNVQEDSQPMCYSNCPDGQSTAKTFLTVYWTPERVELAPLPSWQPVGKDLTLRCQVEGGAPRANLTVVLLRGEKELKREPAVGEPAEVTTTVLVERDHHGANFSCRTELDLRPQGLQLFENTSAPHQLQTFVLPATPPQLVSPRVLEVDTQGTVVCSLDGLFPVLEAQVHLALGDQRLNPTVTYGNDSFSAKASVSVTAEDEGTQRLMCAVILGNQSRETLQTVTIYSFPAPNVILTKPEVSEGTEVTVKCEAHPRAKVTLNGVPAQPVGPRVQLLLKATPEDNGRSFSCSATLEVAGQLIHKNQTRELRVLYGPRLDERDCPGNWTWPENSQQTPMCQASGNPLPELKCLKDGTFPLPVGESVTVTRDLEGTYLCRARSTQGEVTRKVTVNVLSPRYEIVIITVVAAAVIMGTAGLSTYLYNRQRKIRKYRLQQAQKGTPMKPNTQATPP; encoded by the exons ATGGCTCCCAGCAGCCCCCGGCCCGCGCTGCCCGCACTCCTGGTCCTGCTCGGGGCTCTGTTCCCAG GACCTGGCAATGCCCAGACATCTGTGTCCCCCCCAAAAGTCATCCTGCCCCGGGGAGGCTCCGTGCAGGTGACATGCAGCACCTCCTGTGACCAGCCCGACTTGTTGGGCATAGAGACCCCGTTGCCTAAAAAGGAGTTGCTTCTGGGTGGGAACAACTGGAAGGTGTATGAACTGAGCAATGTGCAAGAAGATAGCCAACCAATGTGCTATTCAAACTGCCCTGATGGGCAGTCAACAGCTAAAACCTTCCTCACCGTGTACT GGACTCCAGAACGGGTGGAACTGGCACCCCTCCCCTCTTGGCAGCCAGTGGGCAAGGACCTTACCCTACGCTGCCAGGTGGAGGGTGGGGCACCCCGGGCCAACCTCACCGTGGTGCTGCTCCGTGGGGAGAAGGAGCTGAAACGGGAGCCAGCTGTGGGGGAGCCCGCTGAGGTCACGACCACGGTGCTGGTGGAGAGAGATCACCATGGAGCCAATTTCTCGTGCCGCACTGAACTGGACCTGCGGCCCCAAGGGCTGCAGCTGTTTGAGAACACCTCGGCCCCCCACCAGCTCCAAACCTTTG TCCTGCCAGCGACTCCCCCACAACTTGTCAGCCCCCGGGTCCTAGAGGTGGACACGCAGGGGACCGTGGTCTGTTCCCTGGATGGGCTGTTCCCAGTCTTGGAGGCCCAGGTCCACCTGGCACTGGGGGACCAGAGGTTGAACCCCACAGTCACCTATGGCAATGACTCCTTCTCGGCCAAGGCCTCAGTCAGTGTGACCGCAGAGGACGAGGGCACCCAGCGGCTGATGTGTGCAGTAATACTGGGGAACCAGAGCCGGGAGACACTGCAGACAGTGACCATCTACA GCTTTCCGGCGCCCAACGTGATTCTGACGAAGCCAGAGGTCTCAGAAGGGACCGAGGTGACAGTGAAGTGTGAGGCCCACCCTAGAGCCAAGGTGACGCTGAATGGGGTTCCAGCCCAGCCAGTGGGCCCGAGGGTCCAGCTCCTGCTGAAGGCCACCCCAGAGGACAACGGGCGCAGCTTCTCCTGCTCTGCAACCCTGGAGGTGGCCGGCCAGCTTATACACAAGAACCAGACCCGGGAGCTTCGTGTCCTGT ATGGCCCCCGACTGGACGAGAGGGATTGTCCGGGAAACTGGACGTGGCCAGAAAATTCCCAGCAGACTCCAATGTGCCAGGCTTCGGGGAACCCATTGCCCGAGCTCAAGTGTCTAAAGGATGGCACTTTCCCACTGCCTGTCGGGGAATCAGTGACTGTCACTCGAGATCTTGAGGGCACCTACCTCTGTCGGGCCAGGAGCACTCAAGGGGAGGTCACCCGCAAGGTGACCGTGAATGTGCTCT CCCCCCGGTATGAGATTGTCATCATCACTGTGGTAGCAGCCGCAGTCATAATGGGCACTGCAGGCCTCAGCACGTACCTCTATAACCGCCAGCGGAAGATCAGGAAATACAGACTACAACAGGCTCAAAAAGGGACCCCCATGAAACCGAACACACAAGCCACGCCTCCCTGA
- the ICAM4 gene encoding intercellular adhesion molecule 4, which translates to MGSLFPLSLLFFLAAAYPGVGSALGRRTKRAQGPKGSPLAPSGTSVPFWVRMSPEFVAVQPGKSVQLNCSNSCPQPQNSSLRTPLRQGKTLTGPGWVSYQLLDVRAWSSLAHCFVTCAGKTRWATSRITAYKPPHSVILEPPVLKGRKYTLRCHVTQVFPVGYLVVTLRHGSRVIYSESLERFTGLDLANVTLTYEFAAGPRDFWQPVICHARLNLDGLVVRNSSAPITLMLAWSSAPTALASVSIAALVGILLTVGAAYLCKCLAMKSQA; encoded by the exons ATGGGGTCTCTGTTCCCTCTGTCGCTGCTGTTTTTTTTGGCGGCCGCCTACCCGGGAGTTGGGAGCGCGCTGGGACGCCGGACTAAGCGGGCGCAAGGCCCCAAGGGTAGCCCTCTCGCGCCCTCCGGGACCTCAGTGCCCTTCTGGGTGCGCATGAGCCCGGAGTTCGTGGCTGTGCAGCCGGGGAAGTCAGTGCAGCTCAATTGCAGCAACAGCTGTCCCCAGCCGCAGAATTCCAGCCTCCGCACCCCGCTGCGGCAGGGCAAGACGCTCACAGGGCCGGGTTGGGTGTCTTACCAGCTGCTCGACGTGAGGGCCTGGAGCTCCCTCGCGCACTGCTTCGTGACCTGCGCAGGAAAAACACGCTGGGCCACCTCCAGGATCACCGCCTACA AACCGCCCCACAGCGTGATTTTGGAGCCTCCGGTCTTAAAGGGCAGGAAATACACTTTGCGCTGCCACGTGACGCAGGTGTTCCCGGTGGGCTACTTGGTGGTGACCCTGAGGCATGGAAGCCGGGTCATCTATTCCGAAAGCCTGGAGCGCTTCACCGGCCTGGATCTGGCCAACGTGACCTTGACCTACGAGTTTGCTGCTGGACCCCGCGACTTCTGGCAGCCCGTGATCTGCCACGCGCGCCTCAATCTCGACGGCCTGGTGGTCCGCAACAGCTCGGCACCCATTACACTGATGCTCG CTTGGAGCTCCGCGCCCACAGCTTTGGCCTCCGTTTCCATCGCTGCCCTTGTAGGGATCCTCCTCACTGTGGGCGCTGCGTACCTATGCAAGTGCCTAGCTATGAAGTCCCAGGCGTAA